The genomic segment CGCCCACGTCATTGCCTCCACGCTGGTGAGCAGCAATCACCGTCTTTTAAACGGCCGCCGCTTCGGCACACTGTTCATCGACGAAGCCGCCCAAGCCCTGGAAGCCGCCTGCTGGATAGCCATCCGCAAGGCAGACCGGGTGGTGCTGGCAGGGGACCATTGCCAGTTGCCGCCCACCATTAAATGTTATGAAGCCGCACGTGGCGGACTGGAACGTACGTTGATGGAGAAAGTCGCCGCCAACAAGCCGTCTGCCGTATCCCTACTGAAAGTGCAGTACCGTATGCACGAGGACATTATGCGCTTCTCCTCGAATTGGTTTTATGACGGGGAACTGGAGGCGGCTCCCGAAATACGCCACCGGGGAATATTGGACTGGGACACTCCCGTCACATGGATCGACACTTCCGACATGGACTTCAAGGAAGAGTTTGTCGGGGAAACATTCGGACGCATCAACAAGGAGGAGGCCCATTTACTGCTGAAAGAACTGGAAGCATACATCCTGCGGATAGGCGGAAGCCGTATTCTTGAGGAACGTATCGACTTCGGGCTGATCTCGCCCTACAAGGCGCAAGTGCAATACCTGCGGGGAAAGATAAAAGGCAGCGCCACCCTGCGTCCTTACCGCAGCCTGATAACGGTCAACACCGTCGACGGATTTCAGGGACAGGAGCGTGACGTGATTTTCATCAGTCTGGTACGTGCCAATGAAGAAGGCCAAATAGGATTTCTGAATGATTTGCGCAGGATGAACGTGGCAATAACAAGGGCACGCATGAAACTCGTCATATTGGGAGAAGCAGCTACTCTGGGACACCATGCTTTCTACAAGCAACTGCTCGAATACGTGAAGAAGGTGAACGGCAGGCAATGAAAAAGAGATTGCCCCAAATTTGAATTAACCGACCACCCTGTATTATCCAGAGCAATCTTCAAACCTGAGACAACCTCTTCTATTATTCAGAAGTCCGCACCGGAGATCAGTTGTTTTCCGGACGGAGCTTGCGAACCGTTACGGCAGTCTGCCACATCTCGCTCTCACGCAACGCTTTCAGCTCTGCATTCAGTTTCTCACGATAGTCGGGCTTAGAGTTGCTGTCGATAGAAATCTGGGCTTCGTTACCCGACTTAACGCTCTGATACAACTTCTGCACCACCGGCTTGATAGCATCGTGGAACGGTCCCATCCAGTCGAGAGCACCGCGTTGGGCAGTAGTAGAGCAGTTGGCATACATCCAGTCCATACCGTTCTTTGCAAACAACGGCATCAATGACTGCGTCAGTTCCTCAACTGTTTCGTTGAACGCTTCCGACGGAGTGTGGCCGTTTTCACGCAGAACCTCGTACTGAGCCAACAACAATCCCTGGATAGCTCCCATCAAAGAACCGCGTTCACCGGTCAGGTCGGAAGTAGCTTCACGAATGAAAGTAGTCTCGAACAAATAACCCGAACCGATACCGATGCCCAGTGCAAGGGTTCTGTCCAAAGCCTTTCCGGTAGCATCCTGATAGATAGCATAAGAAGAGTTCAAGCCGCGGCCTTCGAGGAACATTGTACGGAGTGATGTACCCGATCCCTTAGGAGCAACCATGATAACGTCAATATCCTTGGGAGGAACCACACCCGTACGGTCACTCCATGTGATAGCGAAACCATGAGAGAAGTAAAGTGCCTTTCCGGCCGTCAGGTACGGTTTCATCGTGGGCCATACAGACATAACGGCCGCATCGGACAACAGGCACATGATGACAGTACCCTTTTGGCAAGCATCCTCAATGCTGAACAGAGTTTCACCCGGAACCCATCCGTCTGCCACTGCCTTCTCGTAAGTCTTACCCTGACGCTGGCCTACGATTACGTTGAAACCATTGTCGCGCAGGTTGCAAGCCTGACCGGGACCTTGTACACCATAACCGATAACTGCGATTGTTTCATCCTTTAAAATCTCACGTGCTTTTTCCAAAGGAAATTCTTCGCGGGTCATTACATTCTCAATAACACCGCCAAAATTCAATTGTGCCATTTTTTGTTTTAATTTTTATTTGTGGCTTATGCCAACTGATTGGTTAATAAATTATTTCTTTACAAATATTACTTTGGAACGGCAAACCACTTCGCTGCCGTTCTTTTTCACTTCTACATCATACGCGCCGTCGCCTGCATAGTCCTTATAGAAAGTGAGCTCGTCACCGTAATAGCTCTCGGCTACGTAGGCCATTTCAAAACGACGGATGCGGCTCTCCTTATACAGTTCTATCGGGAACAAATCGAGGATATGCTCGATATAGCGGATACTGTTTACGTGTCCGTTGATGTCAATATCGCTATACTTGGCATTGAGAGAAGAAGCCGGCTCCGCAGAAGCTACCTTTATGCGCGAAGGCTTTTCAATGGGGCAAGGCTCGTCGCACACATAATCCACGATGCTGCCTCCATGCAAAGTCAGCAGGTCGGCGGGTTTGCGGGTATTGAGACTGATCATCGCCCATACGGAACGGGCATATCCTATCTTCTTTCCGTCCTTGTCGATAATGGCAAAATTACGGTCGGTGAAGAGGCGGTAGACATTCTCCACCCATGTCCGGATGGAAAAATCCTCGTATTGGTACGGCATCTCGTCCAGTTCGACAGCCAGCCGGGAAAGCACCCATGTATAATTATCCTCATTCAAGGTTGCAATGCCGAAACCGCGTTCCGTCGCATGAAATCCTGCACAGTTCAGCAGATGGTTGCCAAGCACCCCCATTGTGAGGCGGCCGGTGAAGTCCACATGAAACGGTTCGGCCACAAACTTATAAGTACCTATCTTGTTATTTTCACTCATTGTCCTTGTTGTTCTTTACTCTGACGATATTTTGTTTCACGATCTGCCAGATACTCGTTGACACGTTCAAAGCAGCTCGTAGTGATGGCAACACGTCCGGAACGCACAAACTGGAGCACACACCCCAAAGCGCTCAGCTCTTCGTAGAGATTGGTTATTTCCTCACTCATACCGTTTTTCTCCACAATGGAGAATACGGAGTTAACCTCTACGATACGCGCATTATATTTGCGGATCACCTTAGACACTTCCGGTTTTTCTTCCAGCGTGGGAGTCGTCAGCTTGTAGAGCGCAATCTCGTGCTGGTAGATTTCATCATCTGTGAAATAGTGCGCCTGCAACACATCTATCTTTTTGGTGATTTGTTTCGTCACCTTCTCGATAGTGTCTTTATCTGTCCAGGCAGTAATGGTATATTTATGTACCCCCTTGATAGAGGATGCCGAAACATTCAGGCTCTCGATATTGATTTGCCGGCGGGTGAAAACAGCCGTTACCTGATTCAGCAAACCTGCAAAGTTCTCCGAATGAACGATAATTGTATATAATGTCTTGTCCATACTTTTTTTAATTAAGAATGATAAGTGAAGAATTCATAATTCTTCATTTATATCAGCATTCCAGCAACATCTGGTTCACAGAGCCACCCGGAGGCGTCATCGGCATAACATTTCCTTCCTCCTCTACGCAGGCTTCCAGCAGGAACGGGCCGTCTGTCGAAATCATCTCTTCAATGGCTTCCGCCAGTTCCTTACGGGTAAGCGCCCGACGCGCCGGAATACCGTAGGCGGAAGCAATCTTCAGATAGTCCGGGTTCATCATCGGAGTGAAC from the Bacteroides eggerthii genome contains:
- the ilvC gene encoding ketol-acid reductoisomerase, translated to MAQLNFGGVIENVMTREEFPLEKAREILKDETIAVIGYGVQGPGQACNLRDNGFNVIVGQRQGKTYEKAVADGWVPGETLFSIEDACQKGTVIMCLLSDAAVMSVWPTMKPYLTAGKALYFSHGFAITWSDRTGVVPPKDIDVIMVAPKGSGTSLRTMFLEGRGLNSSYAIYQDATGKALDRTLALGIGIGSGYLFETTFIREATSDLTGERGSLMGAIQGLLLAQYEVLRENGHTPSEAFNETVEELTQSLMPLFAKNGMDWMYANCSTTAQRGALDWMGPFHDAIKPVVQKLYQSVKSGNEAQISIDSNSKPDYREKLNAELKALRESEMWQTAVTVRKLRPENN
- a CDS encoding acyl-[acyl-carrier-protein] thioesterase is translated as MSENNKIGTYKFVAEPFHVDFTGRLTMGVLGNHLLNCAGFHATERGFGIATLNEDNYTWVLSRLAVELDEMPYQYEDFSIRTWVENVYRLFTDRNFAIIDKDGKKIGYARSVWAMISLNTRKPADLLTLHGGSIVDYVCDEPCPIEKPSRIKVASAEPASSLNAKYSDIDINGHVNSIRYIEHILDLFPIELYKESRIRRFEMAYVAESYYGDELTFYKDYAGDGAYDVEVKKNGSEVVCRSKVIFVKK
- the ilvN gene encoding acetolactate synthase small subunit, with product MDKTLYTIIVHSENFAGLLNQVTAVFTRRQINIESLNVSASSIKGVHKYTITAWTDKDTIEKVTKQITKKIDVLQAHYFTDDEIYQHEIALYKLTTPTLEEKPEVSKVIRKYNARIVEVNSVFSIVEKNGMSEEITNLYEELSALGCVLQFVRSGRVAITTSCFERVNEYLADRETKYRQSKEQQGQ